In Halichondria panicea chromosome 13, odHalPani1.1, whole genome shotgun sequence, one genomic interval encodes:
- the LOC135347047 gene encoding uncharacterized protein LOC135347047 isoform X2: MLYRRVLAIIDVYMCECIPVFEHVHFSTCPCPTAKIAEIRGRPERQRKEESKRLFDEGMKHGHVLVNIVNMLVFGPAGTGKTNLKHLLTDKPPPLQRDSTPCMENPVRIRPVSNTKFRSTGRGWEEMSQPKLRKLLAQIIAKLPKESTDSSSALRVAESLKKMTTTELISVSDESISGFKSTSLSNDSVAISGSARKLDRAINKVIASVVSGVAEELKPATQGTDQLSSSDQQEGELFDSNWVYVTDCGGQPQFHDISPLFIKHISVALIVLRLIDELSSFPSDEYYKDGQLVGSPHASHMTLGETLQSLIRSIESHTSQDKKPKMIFVGTFLDQLKSLDTLIKRNQEILDMLPPDIKKLLVYNDLALNNLIFGLNTISRDDDSLATANRIRIAVERSIPLQVKMPIWWSFLDSLLQSLSATLERGVLSKQECLRLATRFRYVLQDLEAALVFFDNVCIAHYYPSILPNTVFVDAQIPLDKITELSQHAISLRNAEVKSRSTLSTRGIEAEWKRFRDEGIINLKFLQFFEKHYVKGIFSPEDMLLIMKELLVIAPIPLVESTLHQAEFFMPSLLKSIPPAELDKIRSSFTIAPLAIYFRSGCIRSGVFCCLVVDVIKRVGWKVLLPSGETSIFAKNCIQYEISDLPCTVTLIDSFSYMEVYIDVPVSLRNEVCPMIRNEILHSIKLSCAVLHYNNDTPKTAIFCPCKKSTGKLHLADVIERSGCKFWKCSLQTRVWGDLSDEHRIWLDNSEGSGASSSITGDMCTKMTLSDQQQQSGEASSVTRDMDTEGKRHQQQYSGPSSPVMEPVCRMSDQYTRKPSSATGDTLMKTERKSDQQQYSVMEDVCKKTGVRDQQLDQEIPESDIILIAEKFPHLLNVHKVLTITDLQHVYEKLHESASPHWFNLGLALGLTHPDLTNINIKCREDNVSCLREMLAKLLSTQHVTWSLLSDGLKKPTVKLINLADSITVNQSNLLDRLNLTPADLGDVTDVTRRYGNQAEVAHALRAWQRVNPSRATFRALVEIAIGLRRGDTATDICRFIVDNTDRN; this comes from the exons ATGCTGTACAGACGTGTACTTGCAATAattgatgtatacatgtgtgaatgCATTCCTGTATTTGAACATGTTCATTTCTCTACATGTCCGTGTCCTACTGCTAAGATTGCTGAGATACGAGGAAGACCAGAAAGACAGAGAAAGGAAG AATCGAAGCGGTTGTTTGATGAGGGGATGAAGCACGGACACGTCTTGGTCAACATTGTCAACATGCTCGTGTTTGGACCGGCGGGAACAGGGAAGACCAACCTCAAGCACCTGCTAACTGACAAGCCCCCTCCACTACAGCGTGACAGCACTCCTTGTATGGAAAATCCAGTACGCATTCGACCTGTGTCCAACACAAAATTCAGGTCAACTGGAAGAGGCTGGGAAGAGATGTCTCAGCCAAAGCTGCGCAAGCTACTAGCTCAAATCATCGCCAAGCTACCAAAAGAAAGCACTGATTCATCCTCGGCATTAAGGGTTGCCGAGAGCTTGAAGAAGATGACCACAACCGAGCTAATTTCTGTTTCTGATGAGTCAATTTCTGGTTTCAAATCGACTTCATTGAGCAATGATTCCGTCGCAATTTCTGGCTCTGCAAGAAAGTTGGACAGAGCTATCAATAAAGTGATAGCGAGtgtagtgagtggtgtggCAGAAGAGCTGAAGCCAGCCACACAGGGAACTGACCAACTGTCGAGCAGTGACCAGCAAGAAGGAGAACTGTTTGATTCCAACTGGGTGTACGTTACCGACTGCGGCGGCCAGCCGCAATTCCACGACATCAGCCCTCTCTTCATCAAGCACATTTCGGTGGCGTTGATAGTCCTGCGTTTGATTGACGAACTCTCCAGTTTCCCTTCTGACGAGTACTACAAGGATGGGCAGCTTGTTGGTAGTCCTCATGCATCTCACATGACCCTCGGGGAGACACTTCAGAGTCTCATTCGATCCATTGAGTCCCATACCTCACAAGACAAGAAGCCGAAAATGATATTTGTGGGCACATTCTTGGATCAGCTCAAGAGTTTGGATACTCTTATCAAGAGGAATCAAGAGATTCTCGACATGCTGCCACCCGATATCAAGAAGCTATTGGTGTACAACGATCTTGCGTTGAACAATCTGATTTTTGGTCTCAACACGATCAGCCGAGATGATGATTCACTGGCCACTGCCAATAGGATTAGAATAGCTGTTGAGCGTTCTATTCCGCTACAAGTCAAAATGCCCATCTGGTGGTCCTTCTTGGATTCACTTCTCCAGAGTTTATCTGCCACTCTCGAGCGAGGTGTACTGAGCAAGCAAGAATGTCTCCGATTAGCCACTCGATTTCGTTATGTGCTCCAAGATCTTGAAGCTGCTCTGGTCTTCTTTGACAACGTGTGTATAGCGCACTACTATCCCTCCATTCTCCccaacacagtgtttgtggatgCCCAGATTCCACTAGACAAGATCACCGAGCTCTCACAGCACGCCATCTCCCTGAGGAATGCTGAAGTCAAATCACGCTCTACTCTAAGTACAAGAGGGATCGAGGCTGAATGGAAGAGATTTCGAGACGAAGGCATAATCAATTTAAAGTTCCTACAATTCTTTGAGAAGCATTACGTTAAAGGCATCTTTTCTCCAGAAGATATGCTGTTGATCATGAAAGAGCTTCTCGTGATTGCTCCCATTCCACTAGTGGAGTCCACTCTCCACCAAGCCGAGTTCTTTATGCCATCTCTACTCAAATCCATCCCACCTGCTGAGCTAGATAAAATCCGTTCCTCCTTCACAATAGCGCCCCTCGCTATCTACTTTCGTAGTGGGTGTATTCGCTCTGGAGTCTTTTGCTGTCTAGTTGTGGACGTGATTAAGAGGGTGGGCTGGAAAGTTTTGCTCCCTTCAGGCGAAACAAGCATTTTTGCTAAAAATTGTATCCAGTACGAAATCTCCGATCTCCCGTGCACCGTGACTCTGATCGACTCCTTCTCATATATGGAAGTGTATATCGACGTCCCTGTTTCTCTTCGCAATGAAGTATGCCCTATGATTCGAAACGAAATTTTGCACAGCATTAAATTGTCCTGTGCAGTGTTGCATTACAACAACGACACACCCAAGACAGCCATCTTTTGCCCATGCAAGAAGAGCACTGGCAAATTGCACCTTGCTGATGTGATCGAACGGAGTGGCTGTAAGTTTTGGAAGTGCTCCCTTCAGACACGTGTGTGGGGAGATCTCAGTGATGAACATAGAATCTGGCTGGACAATAGCGAAGGTTCTG GTGCATCATCCTCTATTACGGGAGACATGTGTACAAAGATGACATTGAGTGATCAGCAGCAACAATCTG GTGAAGCCTCCTCTGTTACGAGAGATATGGATACTGAAGGAAAGAGACATCAGCAGCAATACTCCGGT CCATCGTCCCCTGTAATGGAACCTGTGTGTAGAATGAGTGATCAATATACCA GAAAACCATCGTCTGCTACGGGAGATACTCTTATGAAGACTGAGAGAAAGAGTGATCAGCAGCAATACTCCG taatggaagatgtgtgtaagaagactggagtgagggaccaacaactagatcaagaaatccctgagagtgacatcattctaatcGCGGAGAAATTTCCTCACCTGCTGAACGTGCACAAG GTTTTGACAATCACCGATCTACAACATGTTTACGAGAAACTACATGAAAGTGCCAGCCCTCACTGGTTCAATCTGGGATTGGCTCTAGGTCTAACTCATCCTGATCTCACCAACATCAATATCAAGTGTCGTGAAGATAATGTATCGTGCTTGCGTGAAATGTTGGCCAAGCTCCTGAGTACACAACATGTAACATGGAGTCTCCTGTCAGATGGTCTCAAAAAGCCCACAGTGAAGCTCATCAATTTGGCTGACAGCATCACAG TCAATCAATCCAACCTGCTGGATCGACTCAACCTCACCCCAGCCGACCTCGGTGATGTAACTGATGTCACACGTCGTTATGGCAATCAAGCTGAAGTGGCTCATGCATTGAGAGCGTGGCAAAGAGTGAATCCTTCCAGAGCTACCTTTAGGGCCTTGGTGGAAATTGCCATAGGACTGAGAAGAGGAGACACTGCTACAGACATTTGTAGATTCATTGTAGACAATACGGACCGAAACTGA